Proteins co-encoded in one Populus trichocarpa isolate Nisqually-1 chromosome 10, P.trichocarpa_v4.1, whole genome shotgun sequence genomic window:
- the LOC112328896 gene encoding stemmadenine O-acetyltransferase, producing MKIEIEVISNEIIKPSSPTPDHLCHYQLSFLDQISPPTYNPLLLFYPADGDVKINNIEKPNQLKQSLSEVLNLYYPLAGRIKDNLFVECNDEGIPFFQAEVKCRLPQVVENPEPSELNKLIPFALDDAEELPLGIQYNIFECGGIVIGLCISHKVGDASSLFTFIKYWAATARGEADHISRPDFISATLFPPINISGFKPATGITKEDVVTKRFVFRSSSIELLKEKCSPASGSLENQRPPSRVEALSVFIWQRFTAASKVESRPERIYSMVHAVNLRSRMEPPLPEYSFGNYCRIAFTIPSIDTGEENYNLASQIRDSIGKVDKEYVKKLQKGNEHLGFMKEQAARFLRGEVVPLNFTSLCRFPLYEADFGWAKPIWVGSPSLTFKNLVVFMDTASGDGIEALVHLKEEDMAKFQEDEELLQYIVPTKC from the coding sequence ATGAAGATTGAAATTGAAGTAATCTCCAACGAGATCATCAAGCCATCTTCTCCAACCCCAGATCACCTTTGCCATTACCAGCTCTCCTTTCTTGATCAAATCTCTCCCCCAACCTATAACCCTTTGCTCCTCTTCTATCCAGCAGACGGTGATGTCAAGATCAACAACATAGAGAAACCGAACCAGCTCAAGCAATCCTTGTCTGAGGTCTTAAACCTTTACTATCCCTTAGCCGGACGTATTAAGGACAACCTTTTCGTAGAGTGCAACGATGAGGGCATTCCATTTTTCCAGGCAGAAGTCAAGTGCCGGCTTCCACAAGTTGTTGAGAATCCAGAACCTAGTGAACTCAACAAGTTGATCCCATTTGCACTAGATGATGCTGAAGAACTGCCTCTAGGCATCCAGTACAACATCTTTGAGTGTGGTGGAATTGTTATTGGTCTGTGCATCTCACACAAAGTTGGAGATGCATCATCACTTTTCACGTTTATCAAATATTGGGCTGCCACTGCTCGAGGAGAAGCAGATCATATATCAAGACCAGACTTTATCTCTGCAACTCTCTTCCCACCTATCAACATATCAGGGTTTAAACCAGCCACTGGTATCACTAAAGAAGATGTTGTGACAAAAAGGTTCGTGTTCCGCTCCTCTTCAATAGAGCTGCTAAAAGAAAAATGCAGTCCTGCAAGTGGAAGCTTGGAAAATCAGCGACCACCATCACGTGTTGAGGCCTTGTCAGTATTCATATGGCAACGCTTCACGGCTGCCAGTAAAGTAGAATCAAGACCTGAAAGAATTTACTCCATGGTTCATGCAGTGAACCTGCGCTCGAGGATGGAACCTCCGCTCCCAGAATACTCCTTCGGAAACTACTGTCGGATTGCATTCACAATTCCATCCATTGATACTGGCGAGGAAAACTACAATCTTGCTAGTCAGATCAGAGACTCAATTGGTAAAGTTGACAAAGAATACGTGAAGAAACTTCAAAAGGGCAATGAGCACTTGGGCTTCATGAAAGAACAAGCTGCAAGATTTCTCAGAGGTGAGGTGGTTCCTTTGAACTTCACAAGCTTGTGCAGGTTTCCTTTGTATGAAGCTGATTTTGGGTGGGCGAAACCTATATGGGTAGGCTCTCCAAGTCTCACCTTCAAGAACCTAGTTGTTTTCATGGACACTGCATCAGGTGATGGAATAGAAGCACTTGTGCACTTGAAGGAGGAAGACATGGCCAAATTCCAAGAGGATGAGGAGTTGCTTCAGTATATTGTACCAACCAAATGTTAA